A stretch of the Arthrobacter sp. PAMC 25486 genome encodes the following:
- a CDS encoding DUF5129 domain-containing protein, protein MKKTLAILALTFMTMLGMAPAATAAAPPTDIIVEDAAGVLYQPQLLEALKEIDFYEPTTVAVVTIDGEPDTDQLNSDVLEFARAQHPEWLSSDEQKWADGLFIFAVDPIARKVGTYMGEDRKVSLSKQAAIQESTGDLFREAQWTEGTITGIKKAAKLINQPWYRSAGFIIITSVTGGIAALGFGTRAVIRSNNRKKAAGHLKRGDAGFANVSLDLPVTELNAKTIPQSSTYGSLVLEKYRNFSTLYNEASGLNQQCHAFSKKELSKAGNVKVTAQYADLAEELDRLDDVIADTNTLLNKYSGWGAAWDRQTGSLTEDLARLPELLTQREAQGQPSTAALAAFQAQRTQGLQQLSADVQAGIITPDVALDELRNIQVELTNLLQQHSEAMIGLYAKTSSERTSMQKAMDRSRRDNIGARPATILGSVSNWYMFYPVYAFSTGYTSGQSAVNTSRSSASSGGSSTGYGSSGGSFSGSGSSSSF, encoded by the coding sequence ATGAAGAAGACTCTGGCGATTCTTGCTCTGACGTTCATGACGATGCTGGGTATGGCCCCTGCAGCCACGGCGGCGGCCCCTCCAACGGACATCATCGTTGAGGACGCGGCAGGTGTGCTGTACCAGCCACAGCTGTTGGAAGCCCTCAAGGAAATCGACTTCTACGAACCCACCACGGTGGCCGTCGTGACCATCGACGGCGAACCCGACACCGACCAGCTCAACTCCGACGTGCTGGAGTTCGCCCGTGCACAGCACCCGGAGTGGCTCAGCTCGGACGAGCAGAAGTGGGCCGACGGGTTGTTCATCTTTGCCGTGGATCCCATTGCACGCAAGGTTGGCACGTACATGGGCGAGGACCGCAAAGTGTCGTTGTCGAAGCAGGCAGCCATCCAGGAATCCACCGGGGACCTCTTTCGCGAGGCGCAGTGGACCGAAGGCACCATCACCGGCATCAAGAAGGCGGCGAAGCTGATCAACCAGCCCTGGTACCGGTCTGCGGGATTCATCATCATCACCAGTGTCACCGGTGGCATTGCCGCCCTGGGTTTTGGCACCCGCGCCGTCATCCGGTCCAATAACCGCAAGAAGGCCGCCGGGCATCTCAAGCGCGGCGACGCAGGCTTTGCAAACGTCAGCCTGGACCTTCCCGTGACCGAGCTAAACGCAAAAACCATCCCGCAATCCTCCACCTACGGCTCACTGGTGCTGGAAAAATACCGCAACTTCAGCACGCTTTACAATGAGGCCAGTGGCTTAAACCAGCAGTGCCATGCCTTCAGCAAGAAGGAACTTTCCAAGGCGGGCAATGTGAAGGTCACGGCCCAGTACGCCGATCTGGCCGAAGAACTGGACCGCCTGGATGACGTCATCGCGGACACCAACACCCTGCTGAACAAGTACTCGGGCTGGGGCGCCGCATGGGACAGGCAGACAGGATCGCTCACGGAAGACCTGGCCCGGCTGCCCGAGCTGCTGACCCAACGCGAAGCACAGGGCCAGCCCAGCACCGCAGCCCTGGCTGCCTTTCAAGCCCAACGTACGCAGGGACTCCAGCAATTGTCCGCCGACGTCCAAGCGGGCATCATCACCCCGGATGTGGCCTTGGATGAGCTCCGGAATATTCAAGTGGAGCTGACAAACCTTCTGCAGCAGCATTCGGAGGCCATGATCGGCCTCTACGCCAAAACCAGCTCCGAGCGGACCTCCATGCAAAAAGCCATGGATCGCAGCCGCCGCGACAACATCGGCGCCCGCCCCGCGACCATCTTGGGCTCCGTCTCCAACTGGTACATGTTTTACCCGGTGTATGCGTTCAGCACCGGGTACACCAGCGGCCAGTCCGCGGTGAACACCTCCCGCAGCAGCGCCAGTTCAGGCGGCAGCAGCACCGGATACGGTTCAAGTGGAGGCAGCTTCTCCGGCTCCGGCAGTTCTTCCAGTTTCTAG
- the recR gene encoding recombination mediator RecR, protein MYEGAVQELIDELGRLPGIGPKSAQRLAFHILEADTDDMKRLVRAIVTVKERVKFCTVCFNVTEAELCNICRDERRDPTVICVVEESKDVLAVERTRAFRGRYHVLGGAINPIAGIGPDQLRIRELLTRLNDDTIQEIILATDPNLEGEATATYLSRMLKTLGITVTRLASGLPVGGDLEYADEVTLGRAFEGRRNALT, encoded by the coding sequence GTGTACGAAGGAGCAGTTCAGGAGCTCATTGATGAGCTGGGGCGCCTGCCCGGAATCGGGCCAAAATCCGCGCAGCGTCTTGCCTTCCACATCCTGGAAGCAGACACGGACGACATGAAACGCCTGGTCAGGGCCATTGTCACCGTCAAGGAACGGGTGAAATTCTGCACCGTCTGCTTCAACGTCACCGAGGCGGAACTGTGCAATATCTGCCGCGATGAGCGCCGCGACCCCACCGTCATCTGCGTCGTCGAAGAATCCAAGGATGTCCTCGCGGTGGAGCGCACGCGCGCCTTCCGCGGCCGCTACCACGTCCTCGGCGGCGCCATTAATCCGATCGCCGGCATCGGCCCCGACCAGCTGCGCATCCGTGAACTGCTCACCCGTCTGAACGACGACACGATCCAGGAAATCATCCTCGCCACTGACCCCAACCTCGAGGGGGAAGCCACCGCCACGTACCTCTCGCGCATGCTGAAAACCCTCGGCATCACCGTGACCCGCCTGGCCTCGGGCCTGCCCGTGGGCGGCGACTTGGAATACGCCGACGAGGTCACCCTGGGCCGCGCCTTCGAGGGCCGCCGCAACGCCCTCACTTAA
- a CDS encoding type II toxin-antitoxin system VapB family antitoxin: MIFKAVGDKRPYPDHGYVTPKDWAGVAPRQVRLADLVTTKAQLDLEALLAEDSTFFGDLFPHVVQWHDTLYLEDGLHRAVRTALHQRTILHARVLVIDD; this comes from the coding sequence GTGATCTTCAAAGCTGTTGGCGACAAACGCCCGTACCCGGACCATGGCTACGTCACGCCCAAGGACTGGGCCGGCGTCGCGCCCCGGCAGGTCCGGCTCGCCGACCTCGTGACCACCAAGGCACAGCTGGATCTTGAGGCACTCCTGGCGGAGGACTCCACCTTCTTTGGGGACCTGTTTCCCCATGTTGTCCAGTGGCACGACACGCTGTACCTGGAAGACGGCCTACACCGTGCCGTGCGCACCGCCTTGCACCAGCGCACCATCCTGCATGCCCGGGTCCTGGTGATAGATGACTAG
- a CDS encoding CynX/NimT family MFS transporter: MTNFIEKRPWTGRIGALLGIMVMALSLRTAVSVVPPLLGELSGELGFDAGTTGLLAMLPPLMFAIFGLLTPVLIRRFGLERALVAAVVLAIAGQLGRAATGEVWPFLSLTAVVMAGYGIGNVVLPPLVKKYFPDRVGIVTAGYVTLLAVGTAISPQLAVPVAGAASWRVSIGLWASVSFLVLLPWITQFVRDRKEKFDAGQAHPGAAGQAAHLGAGQSGGAAEVPRLRPWRSPVAWGLAIFLAGNSAQTYVYFTWLPPYLSGQGLDAATAGTALAYFAILGLPVSLLVPLWVPRMKNPIVAITLFALLWTAGHLGLYLSPVDGTWLWVTFSGLGQGTFATALLMVNLRSRTTHGSSVLSGFSQGLGYAGAGIAPLFFGTIHDATGSWTASFAMLGVCLAVMMTGAVMINAKRYIEDSAEQLIVPSPADLKE; this comes from the coding sequence GTGACGAATTTTATTGAGAAGCGGCCGTGGACCGGGCGCATCGGGGCGCTCCTGGGCATCATGGTCATGGCGCTCAGCCTGCGCACGGCCGTTTCGGTGGTGCCGCCCCTGCTGGGCGAGCTGAGCGGCGAGCTGGGGTTCGACGCCGGAACCACCGGCCTGCTGGCGATGCTCCCGCCACTGATGTTTGCCATCTTCGGCCTCCTGACTCCCGTCCTGATTCGCCGCTTCGGCCTCGAAAGGGCGCTGGTTGCCGCCGTCGTGCTTGCCATCGCAGGGCAGCTGGGACGTGCCGCAACAGGGGAAGTCTGGCCGTTTTTGTCCCTGACGGCGGTGGTCATGGCCGGCTATGGCATCGGCAATGTGGTGTTGCCGCCGCTGGTGAAGAAGTACTTCCCGGACCGCGTGGGCATCGTGACGGCCGGTTATGTGACGCTGCTGGCGGTGGGCACCGCGATCAGCCCGCAGCTGGCCGTGCCGGTTGCCGGGGCCGCCAGCTGGCGCGTCTCCATCGGTCTGTGGGCGTCGGTCAGCTTTCTGGTGCTGCTGCCGTGGATCACCCAATTTGTGCGGGACCGCAAGGAAAAGTTCGACGCCGGGCAAGCTCACCCAGGTGCCGCCGGCCAAGCAGCGCACCTCGGTGCGGGGCAGTCGGGCGGGGCGGCAGAGGTGCCGAGGCTGCGGCCGTGGCGCTCGCCAGTGGCTTGGGGGCTGGCCATCTTCCTGGCCGGCAACTCCGCCCAAACCTATGTGTACTTCACCTGGCTGCCGCCGTACCTTTCAGGCCAGGGTCTGGACGCGGCAACGGCCGGGACGGCGCTGGCGTACTTCGCCATCCTCGGCCTGCCCGTCAGCCTGCTCGTTCCCTTGTGGGTGCCGCGCATGAAAAACCCGATTGTGGCTATCACTCTCTTTGCCCTGCTCTGGACCGCCGGGCACCTTGGCCTCTACCTGTCGCCGGTGGACGGGACCTGGCTATGGGTGACGTTCTCCGGCCTGGGACAGGGTACCTTCGCCACGGCCCTGCTCATGGTGAACCTGCGCTCGCGGACCACGCACGGCTCCTCGGTGTTGTCCGGATTCAGCCAGGGCCTGGGCTACGCCGGGGCTGGCATTGCGCCGCTGTTCTTTGGCACCATCCACGACGCCACCGGATCCTGGACCGCCTCCTTCGCGATGCTCGGCGTGTGCCTGGCCGTCATGATGACAGGCGCCGTCATGATCAACGCCAAGCGGTACATTGAGGATTCAGCCGAGCAGCTCATTGTTCCCTCCCCCGCGGACCTCAAGGAATAA
- a CDS encoding glutathione peroxidase — MTTQTLNTISLALNDGTETTLAGLAEKAVLLVNVASQCGFTAQYDALEALHEKYRGRGLTVVGVPCNQFGGQEPGSAEEIVEFCRKNFGVTFPLAAKAEVNGDSAHPIYAALTGSGAEPIKWNFEKFLITHDGVVQDRFASAVTPDSPELVAAVESALQ, encoded by the coding sequence GTGACTACTCAAACTTTGAACACCATTTCCCTTGCACTCAACGACGGCACAGAGACCACCCTGGCCGGCCTCGCCGAGAAGGCAGTGCTGCTGGTCAACGTGGCCTCCCAGTGCGGCTTCACAGCCCAGTACGACGCACTCGAGGCACTCCACGAAAAGTACCGAGGCCGGGGCCTGACCGTGGTTGGCGTGCCCTGCAACCAGTTCGGCGGCCAGGAGCCCGGTTCGGCCGAGGAAATCGTTGAATTCTGCCGCAAGAACTTTGGCGTGACGTTCCCGCTCGCCGCCAAGGCCGAGGTGAACGGCGACAGCGCCCACCCCATCTACGCGGCCCTGACCGGCAGCGGCGCCGAGCCCATCAAATGGAACTTTGAGAAATTCCTGATCACGCACGACGGCGTTGTGCAGGACCGATTTGCCTCTGCCGTCACGCCGGACTCACCCGAGCTGGTCGCAGCCGTGGAGTCCGCGCTTCAGTAG
- a CDS encoding type II toxin-antitoxin system HipA family toxin, protein MKNLEYAKTVTEAVIYKKGRAAATLTRHPSMGVVFAYRPAYLSDGGPAIASTLPVLDVPVSLGHGNVPAFFAGLLPEGERLAKLRWAVKTTITDEFSLLLAAGENPVGDVQIVPAGQAPQAIPPLLTVTKTMQDIIFADFAAVPGPVDLSALAGLQDKVTASYRHDKDATRAYLLKFNDGSHARQVETEFLLLTKARALGIPVAEARLVHDGVGQAALLVSRFDRSPSGPLAVEDCAQLMGLVPSRKFSVPSEAVASAAINMCSSQALAARNIFLQFLFAWLTGNGNLHAKNISVLQQPSGEWRLAPAYDLQCTLAAEIEQGFAAGVPGGILTELIDGDPSRDPGMALAVGGSAGSRTGLNRKDWLRFGRSLHIPERLVAKCIDKALAAAVLTTAELPFERDVSAAVVRVLGIRRAAMER, encoded by the coding sequence ATGAAGAATCTCGAGTATGCCAAGACTGTCACCGAGGCGGTCATCTACAAGAAGGGCCGGGCCGCGGCCACCCTCACCCGCCACCCCAGCATGGGTGTGGTGTTCGCCTATCGGCCCGCCTACCTCAGCGACGGTGGACCGGCCATCGCCTCCACCCTCCCAGTCCTGGATGTCCCGGTCAGCCTGGGCCACGGAAATGTTCCAGCCTTCTTTGCCGGCCTGCTGCCTGAGGGAGAGCGCCTGGCCAAACTGCGGTGGGCCGTCAAAACCACCATCACCGATGAGTTTTCGCTCCTGCTGGCCGCGGGCGAGAATCCCGTGGGCGACGTACAGATCGTCCCCGCAGGCCAGGCACCACAGGCCATTCCCCCGTTGTTGACGGTCACGAAGACCATGCAAGACATCATCTTCGCCGACTTTGCCGCCGTCCCCGGCCCCGTCGACCTCAGCGCCCTGGCGGGCCTGCAAGACAAGGTCACCGCCTCCTACCGGCACGACAAAGACGCCACCCGCGCCTACCTGCTCAAGTTCAACGACGGCAGCCACGCCCGGCAGGTGGAAACGGAATTCCTGCTGCTGACCAAGGCCCGTGCCCTGGGCATCCCGGTTGCGGAGGCACGCCTGGTGCACGACGGCGTTGGCCAGGCCGCGCTGCTGGTCTCACGTTTTGACCGGTCCCCCAGTGGGCCGCTCGCGGTTGAGGATTGTGCGCAGCTGATGGGCCTGGTACCCAGCCGCAAATTCTCGGTGCCCAGTGAAGCGGTGGCCTCGGCAGCGATCAACATGTGTTCCTCCCAAGCCCTGGCGGCAAGAAACATCTTCCTGCAATTCCTCTTTGCCTGGCTCACGGGCAACGGCAATCTGCATGCGAAGAACATTTCGGTGCTCCAGCAGCCCAGTGGAGAGTGGCGGCTGGCCCCGGCCTACGACCTGCAATGCACCTTGGCAGCAGAAATTGAGCAGGGCTTCGCGGCTGGGGTGCCTGGCGGCATCTTGACGGAGCTCATCGACGGTGACCCCTCCCGCGACCCTGGCATGGCACTGGCTGTCGGCGGCAGCGCTGGCAGCCGCACGGGGTTGAACCGCAAGGACTGGCTGCGGTTTGGCCGATCCCTGCACATCCCGGAACGGCTCGTGGCCAAGTGCATCGACAAAGCGCTGGCCGCCGCCGTCCTAACCACGGCGGAACTGCCGTTTGAGCGGGACGTGAGCGCCGCCGTCGTACGCGTCTTGGGAATTCGGCGGGCAGCCATGGAACGCTAG
- a CDS encoding LytR C-terminal domain-containing protein — translation MTRPPAETPGKEPADEVLLTAGQRRRADREERRQAKDAAYELRQQRKKAKDGTSWRGHHIVDSSGLDEAFPAPETPELPGSTVRRRIIHGVVLVLLLALVVSGVVLAGMVQRGEMELKLGPGKPTPIPETCPAEMLDYPANDTITVNVFNAGSVEGRAGVVAEELKKRGFIVKTVGNGTTKYSRPAIIVSGPGGHAAAFALQKNVSSTEYVEDDRKDGSVDIVLTGTFVGLLAVPKVDHTPGLLSCPRLSPPAAAPAE, via the coding sequence ATGACTAGGCCGCCTGCGGAAACTCCCGGAAAGGAGCCCGCAGACGAGGTGCTGCTCACCGCCGGCCAACGGCGCAGGGCGGATCGGGAGGAACGCAGGCAGGCCAAGGATGCCGCCTATGAACTGCGCCAGCAACGCAAAAAAGCCAAGGACGGCACGTCGTGGCGCGGGCACCACATCGTGGACAGCAGCGGCCTGGACGAGGCGTTCCCGGCGCCGGAAACTCCTGAGTTGCCGGGCAGTACCGTGCGCCGCCGCATTATCCACGGCGTGGTCCTGGTATTGCTGTTGGCCCTGGTGGTGTCCGGTGTCGTGCTGGCTGGGATGGTCCAGCGCGGTGAGATGGAACTGAAACTGGGCCCGGGCAAGCCAACGCCCATCCCGGAAACCTGCCCGGCCGAAATGCTCGATTATCCCGCCAATGACACCATCACCGTCAACGTTTTTAACGCCGGCAGCGTCGAGGGCAGGGCGGGGGTGGTCGCCGAGGAGCTGAAGAAGCGCGGTTTCATCGTCAAGACGGTGGGCAACGGCACCACCAAGTATTCAAGGCCGGCCATCATTGTGTCAGGGCCCGGCGGGCATGCCGCCGCCTTTGCCTTGCAAAAGAACGTGTCGAGCACGGAGTACGTGGAGGATGACCGTAAGGATGGCTCGGTCGACATCGTGTTGACGGGCACCTTTGTTGGCCTGCTGGCAGTCCCCAAGGTGGATCACACCCCGGGTCTGCTGTCCTGCCCGCGACTGAGTCCGCCGGCCGCTGCCCCGGCCGAGTAG
- a CDS encoding TetR/AcrR family transcriptional regulator: protein MPRIAAPTNAAQRAQTQRKILNAFGELLFTHGLPGLTMTDVARTAGVGRTAVYNYFADLEQLLVAYALDETGKFVIELKARLEGRENPVDRLAVYVRAQLEDLTRRHLPPGPAMRSVLSRESFEKLGVHVGELNSLLMSILREGMEQRFLPEADVEGLVQLIHGSLTASASRRNSDTPDEEHINAAVRFIQAGVGASFDADGRPLTVS, encoded by the coding sequence ATGCCACGAATAGCCGCCCCCACGAACGCGGCGCAGCGCGCGCAGACGCAGCGCAAGATCCTCAACGCTTTCGGCGAACTGTTGTTCACACACGGTTTGCCCGGTCTGACCATGACCGACGTTGCCAGGACAGCCGGCGTGGGAAGAACCGCCGTCTACAACTACTTTGCCGACCTGGAGCAGCTCCTGGTGGCGTACGCGCTGGATGAAACCGGCAAGTTCGTCATCGAGCTCAAGGCCCGTCTGGAGGGGCGGGAGAATCCCGTCGACCGGCTCGCCGTGTACGTGCGGGCGCAGCTCGAGGACCTCACCCGACGCCACCTGCCGCCGGGCCCGGCCATGCGTTCGGTGCTCTCACGCGAGTCCTTTGAAAAGCTTGGCGTGCATGTTGGCGAGCTGAATTCCCTGCTGATGAGCATTCTTCGGGAAGGCATGGAGCAGCGTTTCCTGCCCGAGGCCGATGTGGAGGGGCTGGTGCAGCTCATTCACGGTTCGCTGACGGCGAGCGCGTCACGGCGCAATTCAGACACCCCTGACGAAGAGCACATCAACGCTGCCGTCCGCTTTATTCAGGCCGGCGTGGGCGCCTCCTTTGACGCCGACGGGCGCCCGCTGACAGTGTCTTAG
- a CDS encoding helix-turn-helix domain-containing protein yields MDVLELGAALRARRRALHLTQNETADLADISTRVLSDLENGRETVRLDILTAVATALGMSLSLSLKVTQP; encoded by the coding sequence ATGGACGTTCTCGAATTGGGTGCGGCCCTGCGCGCCAGGCGGCGCGCGCTGCACCTGACCCAGAACGAAACGGCAGACCTGGCCGACATTTCCACCCGTGTCCTCAGCGACCTGGAAAACGGGAGGGAAACGGTCCGCCTGGATATTCTCACCGCGGTTGCCACGGCCCTGGGCATGAGCCTGAGCCTGAGCTTGAAGGTGACGCAGCCATGA
- a CDS encoding DNA polymerase III subunit gamma and tau, translated as MSAPTALYRRYRPDSFATVIGQEHVTAPLMAALEKNRVNHAYLFSGPRGCGKTTSARILARCLNCAKGPTSHPCGECDSCVELARGGTGSLDVIEIDAASHGGVDDARDLRERATFAPIRDRYKIFIIDEAHMVTSAGFNALLKIVEEPPEHIKFIFATTEPDKVIGTIRSRTHHYPFRLVPPEPLMAYLAQLCEQEGVAVAPGVLSLVVRAGGGSVRDSLSVLDQLMAGAGESGLDYDLAVDLLGYTHSSLLDDVVEALAAADSATVFKSVDRVIQTGHDPRRFVEDLLERFRDLIIVQAMPESAHAILRGTPDELIARMQTQAAQLGAAELSRAADVTNAAFNEMTGASSPRLHLELLGARLLLPGADASARGMATRLDQLERRLNYSGTPVAPAGNAPPAPAAAEPSSPTQSTTAAPADSAGGTSGGGLAAVRAQLARAKEAAGAEVTARHAPGGSNPPSSAAEQAPVASAEQAPEAPVSATAPVQSPAAAPPASEAPDARTAAAEPAPNQPVAPSGRSWDDLPTPSGTPSDAPSGTAQAMPAQDQSLQQQAPQQAAVQQPAPQQQAPAASHAPTSSGIEVIRRAWPEVLGSLRNIRMASWVIVNQNVVPQTFDGQELRVGLPSTGLISAFSNGGHLQNLQQAINEVLGLTISILPVDGEAPKASAEPNPKVRTGNPSPQREGNNGHAALQPARSNNAAAVAAPAQVTSQQATSQQTPPAQAAPDQAANQPAPAAAQAAPARAQAAPAPTPTPAPAPQIAAQQTAAETVAPQNTAAQAASQHAAPSPQQGAANPQASWDGPAEPSDSWGEPYADPYAGEEPYPAEDAYTAEDPYASVPPHGDIAPAHGTPRSPAAPSAPMVHTPPKVSPIAAWTTGWDAPVAAAVVAAPAAPESPRRSELLAQQIAAQENQPGNQQPAPQDWGVSLGQGSRTAVADPGWGSISNAPDWAQDGPATDNISDSAPGTPSAATPGEASGAPSSATPGVIAESATGTMPAADDVPFNAALPVAGQPLGASAAYPTPAAMLAPAPSEAAVQEQEGPASGMEPGEKLTMYQRLSNSSEAQAGRAKAPATSAQTPYVEDVPSPDDVTIEESGVVGQAAVERILGGVLIEERSLNPNS; from the coding sequence GTGAGCGCACCAACAGCCCTGTATCGCCGGTATCGTCCGGATTCCTTCGCCACCGTGATTGGCCAAGAGCACGTCACGGCGCCACTCATGGCTGCTCTGGAAAAGAACCGCGTCAATCATGCCTACCTCTTCTCAGGCCCCCGCGGCTGCGGCAAAACAACCTCTGCACGCATCCTTGCCCGCTGCCTGAACTGCGCCAAGGGCCCCACCTCGCACCCCTGCGGCGAGTGCGACAGCTGCGTCGAATTGGCTCGCGGCGGCACCGGCTCACTGGACGTCATCGAAATTGACGCCGCCAGCCACGGTGGTGTTGACGACGCCCGAGACCTGCGCGAACGCGCCACCTTTGCCCCCATTCGAGACCGCTACAAAATTTTCATCATTGATGAGGCCCACATGGTCACCTCAGCCGGCTTCAACGCCCTGCTGAAAATCGTGGAAGAACCGCCGGAGCACATCAAGTTCATCTTTGCCACCACCGAGCCGGACAAGGTCATTGGCACCATCCGCTCCCGCACCCACCACTACCCCTTCCGGCTGGTGCCGCCGGAGCCGCTCATGGCTTATTTGGCACAATTGTGCGAACAGGAGGGTGTTGCGGTTGCCCCCGGCGTTCTCTCGCTCGTGGTGCGCGCCGGTGGCGGCTCTGTCCGCGACTCCCTCTCTGTTCTCGACCAGCTCATGGCAGGCGCCGGCGAGTCCGGCCTTGACTACGACCTAGCCGTCGACCTGCTCGGTTACACCCATTCCTCACTGCTTGACGACGTCGTTGAGGCCCTCGCCGCGGCGGACTCCGCCACCGTTTTCAAGTCGGTGGACAGGGTCATCCAGACCGGCCACGATCCCCGCCGCTTCGTCGAGGACCTGCTTGAACGCTTCCGTGACCTCATCATTGTCCAGGCCATGCCGGAAAGCGCGCACGCCATTTTGCGCGGCACCCCCGATGAGCTCATCGCCCGCATGCAGACACAAGCCGCTCAGCTCGGTGCCGCCGAATTGTCCCGCGCAGCCGACGTCACCAACGCCGCCTTTAATGAAATGACAGGCGCCTCCTCGCCCCGCCTGCACCTTGAATTGCTCGGTGCCCGCCTGCTCCTGCCCGGCGCCGACGCCTCCGCCCGCGGCATGGCCACACGCCTCGACCAGCTCGAACGCCGCCTTAACTACTCCGGCACGCCCGTCGCCCCGGCCGGCAATGCCCCCCCCGCCCCCGCCGCAGCTGAACCTTCTTCCCCCACCCAAAGCACGACGGCGGCCCCCGCCGATTCTGCCGGCGGCACCTCCGGCGGTGGTTTGGCTGCCGTACGGGCCCAGTTGGCGCGCGCCAAGGAAGCTGCCGGCGCTGAAGTCACCGCACGCCATGCCCCCGGGGGTTCAAATCCCCCCTCCTCCGCTGCGGAACAGGCCCCGGTTGCCTCGGCTGAACAAGCACCCGAAGCACCAGTGTCCGCCACGGCCCCAGTTCAATCCCCGGCAGCTGCTCCGCCAGCATCCGAGGCACCAGATGCTCGGACGGCTGCAGCCGAGCCCGCCCCGAACCAGCCTGTTGCACCATCAGGCCGGTCTTGGGATGACCTGCCCACTCCGTCAGGGACTCCGTCGGATGCTCCATCGGGCACTGCGCAGGCAATGCCGGCACAGGACCAGTCCCTCCAGCAGCAGGCACCCCAACAGGCTGCAGTTCAGCAGCCCGCGCCTCAACAACAGGCGCCGGCTGCCAGCCATGCCCCAACTTCCTCGGGCATCGAAGTCATCCGCCGCGCCTGGCCGGAAGTCCTTGGCTCGCTGCGAAACATTCGCATGGCCTCATGGGTCATCGTGAACCAAAACGTCGTGCCTCAAACGTTCGACGGCCAGGAATTGCGGGTCGGTCTCCCCTCGACGGGATTGATCAGCGCGTTCAGCAACGGCGGGCATTTGCAGAACCTGCAACAGGCCATCAATGAAGTCCTGGGCCTGACCATTTCGATCCTGCCCGTTGACGGCGAAGCTCCGAAAGCGAGCGCTGAACCAAACCCAAAAGTACGAACTGGTAACCCTTCGCCCCAACGCGAAGGGAACAACGGCCATGCCGCCCTCCAGCCGGCACGGAGCAACAATGCCGCGGCAGTAGCTGCGCCAGCCCAAGTAACGTCTCAGCAAGCAACTTCCCAGCAGACACCGCCGGCCCAGGCAGCACCGGACCAGGCAGCGAATCAGCCAGCGCCGGCAGCGGCTCAAGCAGCACCAGCCCGCGCCCAGGCCGCACCAGCACCTACACCTACACCTGCACCTGCACCTCAGATCGCAGCCCAGCAGACCGCGGCTGAAACCGTTGCACCCCAAAACACTGCCGCCCAGGCAGCTTCCCAGCATGCGGCGCCCTCGCCACAGCAGGGCGCTGCCAACCCGCAGGCGTCGTGGGACGGTCCTGCCGAACCCAGCGATTCATGGGGCGAACCGTACGCGGACCCATATGCGGGCGAGGAGCCCTACCCCGCTGAGGACGCCTACACAGCCGAGGACCCCTACGCGTCCGTTCCTCCACATGGCGACATTGCGCCAGCCCATGGCACGCCTAGAAGTCCCGCTGCACCGAGTGCACCGATGGTTCACACACCGCCCAAGGTGTCCCCCATTGCTGCATGGACCACCGGCTGGGATGCCCCCGTTGCAGCAGCTGTTGTCGCAGCGCCCGCAGCGCCGGAATCTCCCCGCCGCAGCGAACTGCTGGCGCAGCAAATCGCGGCCCAGGAGAATCAGCCGGGCAACCAGCAACCGGCACCCCAGGACTGGGGCGTTTCCCTGGGTCAGGGCAGCCGGACTGCCGTGGCCGACCCCGGTTGGGGCAGCATCTCCAACGCACCCGATTGGGCACAGGACGGCCCTGCCACGGACAACATTTCAGACAGCGCGCCCGGCACCCCCTCAGCTGCCACACCAGGAGAAGCTTCTGGCGCACCGTCCAGCGCAACGCCAGGCGTAATCGCTGAATCCGCCACAGGCACCATGCCGGCGGCAGATGATGTACCTTTCAATGCCGCCCTGCCTGTGGCCGGACAGCCCCTGGGCGCGTCTGCCGCGTACCCAACCCCGGCGGCGATGCTGGCGCCAGCACCATCAGAGGCTGCGGTCCAGGAGCAGGAGGGTCCGGCGTCGGGCATGGAACCAGGCGAAAAGCTGACCATGTACCAGCGACTGTCCAACAGCTCCGAGGCTCAGGCTGGGCGCGCCAAGGCTCCGGCCACCTCGGCGCAAACACCCTATGTGGAGGACGTGCCGAGCCCGGACGACGTCACCATTGAGGAGTCCGGGGTGGTGGGCCAGGCCGCCGTCGAGCGTATTCTGGGCGGAGTGCTGATCGAAGAGCGCTCCCTGAACCCGAACAGCTGA